Proteins encoded within one genomic window of Pongo pygmaeus isolate AG05252 chromosome 18, NHGRI_mPonPyg2-v2.0_pri, whole genome shotgun sequence:
- the TBC1D10B gene encoding TBC1 domain family member 10B isoform X2, which yields METGPAPLVAPPRRHGAPAAPSPPPRGSRAGPVVVVAPGPPVTTATSAPVTLVAPGEARPAWIPGSAQTSAPAPAPAPAVTGSTVVVLTLEASPEAPKPQVPSGPEPPEPATVAGVETSRALAAGADSPKTEEARPSPAPGPGTPTGTPTRTPSRTAPGALTAKPPLAPKPGTTVASGVTAWSASGQVTGGHGAAAATSASAGQAPEDPSGPGTGPSGTCEAPVAVVTVTPAPEPAENSQDLGSTSSLGPGISGPRGQAPDTLSYLDSVSLMSGTLESLADDVSSMGSDSEINGLALRKTDKYGFLGGSQYSGSLQQDLYRILKAYTIYRPDEGYCQAQAPVAAVLLMHMPAEQAFWCLVQICDKYLPGYYSAGLEAIQLDGEIFFALLRRASPLAHRHLRRQRIDPVLYMTEWFMCIFARTLPWASVLRVWDMFFCEGVKIIFRVALVLLRHTLGSVEKLRSCQGMYETMEQLRNLPQQCMQEDFLVHEVTNLPVTEALIERENAAQLKKWRETRGELQYRPSRRLHGSRAIHEERRRQQPPLGPSSSLLSLPGLKSRGSRAAGGAPSPPPPVRRASAGPAPGPVVTAEGLHPSLPSPTGNSTPLGSSKETRKQEKERQKQEKERQKQEKEREKQEKEREKERQKQEKEREKQEKEREKQEKERQKQEKKAQGRKLSLRRKADGPPGPHDGGDRPSAAEARQDAYF from the exons ATGGAGACGGGCCCGGCGCCCCTGGTGGCGCCGCCGCGCCGTCATGGCGCCCCCGCGGCCCCCTCGCCGCCGCCCCGGGGTTCCCGGGCCGGGCCCGTCGTGGTGGTGGCTCCGGGACCTCCAGTGACTACGGCCACTTCGGCCCCCGTCACCCTGGTGGCCCCCGGGGAGGCGCGGCCCGCCTGGATCCCGGGGTCGGCCCAGACCTCTGCTCCGGCTCCGGCCCCAGCCCCGGCCGTCACGGGCAGCACGGTGGTGGTGCTGACCCTGGAGGCCTCGCCCGAAGCCCCAAAGCCACAGGTCCCCTCCGGCCCGGAACCCCCAGAGCCCGCGACGGTGGCTGGAGTTGAGACGTCGAGGGCTCTGGCCGCAGGGGCAGACTCTCCGAAGACAGAGGAGGCTCGACCCTCACCCGCCCCAGGACCAGGGACCCCCACCGGGACCCCTACCAGGACCCCTTCCAGAACGGCTCCTGGGGCCCTGACCGCCAAACCCCCGCTTGCCCCCAAGCCGGGAACCACAGTGGCCTCAGGAGTGACTGCATGGAGTGCATCAGGACAAGTGACAGGTGGGCATGGAGCTGCCGCAGCAACATCAGCATCAGCAGGACAGGCTCCTGAGGACCCCTCAGGCCCTGGCACAGGCCCCTCTGGGACTTGTGAGGCTCCGGTAGCTGTCGTGACCGTGACCCCAGCTCCGGAGCCTGCTGAAAACTCTCAAGACCTGGGCTCCACGTCCAGCCTGGGACCTGGCATCTCTGGGCCTCGAGGGCAGGCCCCGGACACGCTGAGTTACTTGGACTCCGTGAGCCTCATGTCTGGGACCTTGGAGTCCTTGGCGGATGATGTGAGCTCCATGGGCTCAGACTCAGAGATAAACGGTCTGGCCCTGCGCAAGACGGACAAGTATGGCTTCCTTGGGGGCAGCCAGTACTCCGGCAGCCT GCAACAAGACCTGTACCGAATCCTGAAGGCCTACACCATCTACCGGCCTGACGAGGGTTACTGCCAGGCCCAGGCCCCGGTGGCTGCGGTCCTGCTCATGCACATGCCTGCGGAG CAAGCCTTTTGGTGCCTGGTGCAGATCTGCGACAAGTACCTCCCAGGTTACTACAGTGCAGGGCTG GAGGCCATTCAGTTGGACGGGGAGATCTTTTTTGCTCTCCTGCGCCGGGCCTCCCCGCTGGCACATCGCCACCTGCGGCGGCAGCGCATCGACCCTGTGCTCTACATGACGGAGTGGTTCATGTGCATCTTCGCCCGCACCCTGCCCTGGGCATCGGTGCTTCGTGTCTGGGACatgtttttctgtgaag GCGTTAAGATCATCTTCCGGGTGGCCCTGGTCCTGCTGCGCCACACGCTGGGCTCGGTGGAGAAGCTGCGCTCCTGCCAAGGCATGTATGAGACCATGGAGCAGCTGCGTAACCTGCCCCAGCAGTGCATGCAGGAGGACTTCCTGGTGCATGAG GTGACCAATCTGCCGGTGACAGAAGCACTGATTGAGCGGGAGAATGCAGCCCAGCTCAAGAAGTGGCGGGAAACGCGGGGGGAGCTGCAGTATCGGCCCTCACGGCGACTGCATGGGTCCCGGGCCATCCACGAGGAGCGCCGGCGGCAACAGCCACCCCtgggcccctcctccagcctcctcagcctccctggcctcAAGAGCCGAGGCTCCCGGGCAGCTGGAGGGGCCCCGTCCCCGCCGCCCCCCGTCCGCAGAGCCAGTGCTGGGCCTGCCCCAGGGCCTGTGGTCACTGCTGAGGGACTGCATCCATCCCTTCCCTCACCCACTGGCAATAGCACCCCCTTGGGTTCCAGCAAGGAGACCCGGAAGCAGGAGAAGGAGCGGCAGAAACAGGAGAAGGAGCGGCAGAAACAGGAGAAGGAGCGGGAGAAACAGGAGAAGGAGCGGGAGAAGGAGcggcagaagcaggagaaagagCGAGAGAAGCAGGAAAAGGAGCGAGAGAAGCAGGAGAAGGAGcggcagaagcaggagaagaaGGCTCAAGGCCGGAAGCTTTCGCTGCGTCGAAAGGCAGATGGGCCCCCAGGCCCCCACGATGGTGGGGACAGGCCCTCAGCAGCCGAGGCCCGGCAGGACGCTTACTTCTGA
- the TBC1D10B gene encoding TBC1 domain family member 10B isoform X1: METGPAPLVAPPRRHGAPAAPSPPPRGSRAGPVVVVAPGPPVTTATSAPVTLVAPGEARPAWIPGSAQTSAPAPAPAPAVTGSTVVVLTLEASPEAPKPQVPSGPEPPEPATVAGVETSRALAAGADSPKTEEARPSPAPGPGTPTGTPTRTPSRTAPGALTAKPPLAPKPGTTVASGVTAWSASGQVTGGHGAAAATSASAGQAPEDPSGPGTGPSGTCEAPVAVVTVTPAPEPAENSQDLGSTSSLGPGISGPRGQAPDTLSYLDSVSLMSGTLESLADDVSSMGSDSEINGLALRKTDKYGFLGGSQYSGSLESSIPVDVARQRELKWLDMFSNWDKWLSRRFQKVKLRCRKGIPSSLRAKAWQYLSNSKELLEQNPGKFEELERAPGDPKWLDVIEKDLHRQFPFHEMFAARGGHGQQDLYRILKAYTIYRPDEGYCQAQAPVAAVLLMHMPAEQAFWCLVQICDKYLPGYYSAGLEAIQLDGEIFFALLRRASPLAHRHLRRQRIDPVLYMTEWFMCIFARTLPWASVLRVWDMFFCEGVKIIFRVALVLLRHTLGSVEKLRSCQGMYETMEQLRNLPQQCMQEDFLVHEVTNLPVTEALIERENAAQLKKWRETRGELQYRPSRRLHGSRAIHEERRRQQPPLGPSSSLLSLPGLKSRGSRAAGGAPSPPPPVRRASAGPAPGPVVTAEGLHPSLPSPTGNSTPLGSSKETRKQEKERQKQEKERQKQEKEREKQEKEREKERQKQEKEREKQEKEREKQEKERQKQEKKAQGRKLSLRRKADGPPGPHDGGDRPSAAEARQDAYF; the protein is encoded by the exons ATGGAGACGGGCCCGGCGCCCCTGGTGGCGCCGCCGCGCCGTCATGGCGCCCCCGCGGCCCCCTCGCCGCCGCCCCGGGGTTCCCGGGCCGGGCCCGTCGTGGTGGTGGCTCCGGGACCTCCAGTGACTACGGCCACTTCGGCCCCCGTCACCCTGGTGGCCCCCGGGGAGGCGCGGCCCGCCTGGATCCCGGGGTCGGCCCAGACCTCTGCTCCGGCTCCGGCCCCAGCCCCGGCCGTCACGGGCAGCACGGTGGTGGTGCTGACCCTGGAGGCCTCGCCCGAAGCCCCAAAGCCACAGGTCCCCTCCGGCCCGGAACCCCCAGAGCCCGCGACGGTGGCTGGAGTTGAGACGTCGAGGGCTCTGGCCGCAGGGGCAGACTCTCCGAAGACAGAGGAGGCTCGACCCTCACCCGCCCCAGGACCAGGGACCCCCACCGGGACCCCTACCAGGACCCCTTCCAGAACGGCTCCTGGGGCCCTGACCGCCAAACCCCCGCTTGCCCCCAAGCCGGGAACCACAGTGGCCTCAGGAGTGACTGCATGGAGTGCATCAGGACAAGTGACAGGTGGGCATGGAGCTGCCGCAGCAACATCAGCATCAGCAGGACAGGCTCCTGAGGACCCCTCAGGCCCTGGCACAGGCCCCTCTGGGACTTGTGAGGCTCCGGTAGCTGTCGTGACCGTGACCCCAGCTCCGGAGCCTGCTGAAAACTCTCAAGACCTGGGCTCCACGTCCAGCCTGGGACCTGGCATCTCTGGGCCTCGAGGGCAGGCCCCGGACACGCTGAGTTACTTGGACTCCGTGAGCCTCATGTCTGGGACCTTGGAGTCCTTGGCGGATGATGTGAGCTCCATGGGCTCAGACTCAGAGATAAACGGTCTGGCCCTGCGCAAGACGGACAAGTATGGCTTCCTTGGGGGCAGCCAGTACTCCGGCAGCCT AGAGAGCTCCATTCCCGTGGACGTGGCTCGGCAGCGGGAGCTCAAATGGCTGGACATGTTCAGTAACTGGGATAAGTGGCTGTCACGGCGATTCCAGAAG GTGAAGTTGCGCTGCCGGAAGGGGATCCCCTCCTCTCTCAGAGCCAAGGCCTGGCAGTACCTGTCTAATAGCAAGGAACTTCTGGAGCAGAACCCAGGAAAGTTTGAG GAGCTGGAACGGGCTCCTGGGGACCCCAAGTGGCTGGATGTGATTGAGAAGGACCTGCACCGCCAGTTCCCTTTCCACGAGATGTTTGCTGCTCGAGGGGGGCATGG GCAACAAGACCTGTACCGAATCCTGAAGGCCTACACCATCTACCGGCCTGACGAGGGTTACTGCCAGGCCCAGGCCCCGGTGGCTGCGGTCCTGCTCATGCACATGCCTGCGGAG CAAGCCTTTTGGTGCCTGGTGCAGATCTGCGACAAGTACCTCCCAGGTTACTACAGTGCAGGGCTG GAGGCCATTCAGTTGGACGGGGAGATCTTTTTTGCTCTCCTGCGCCGGGCCTCCCCGCTGGCACATCGCCACCTGCGGCGGCAGCGCATCGACCCTGTGCTCTACATGACGGAGTGGTTCATGTGCATCTTCGCCCGCACCCTGCCCTGGGCATCGGTGCTTCGTGTCTGGGACatgtttttctgtgaag GCGTTAAGATCATCTTCCGGGTGGCCCTGGTCCTGCTGCGCCACACGCTGGGCTCGGTGGAGAAGCTGCGCTCCTGCCAAGGCATGTATGAGACCATGGAGCAGCTGCGTAACCTGCCCCAGCAGTGCATGCAGGAGGACTTCCTGGTGCATGAG GTGACCAATCTGCCGGTGACAGAAGCACTGATTGAGCGGGAGAATGCAGCCCAGCTCAAGAAGTGGCGGGAAACGCGGGGGGAGCTGCAGTATCGGCCCTCACGGCGACTGCATGGGTCCCGGGCCATCCACGAGGAGCGCCGGCGGCAACAGCCACCCCtgggcccctcctccagcctcctcagcctccctggcctcAAGAGCCGAGGCTCCCGGGCAGCTGGAGGGGCCCCGTCCCCGCCGCCCCCCGTCCGCAGAGCCAGTGCTGGGCCTGCCCCAGGGCCTGTGGTCACTGCTGAGGGACTGCATCCATCCCTTCCCTCACCCACTGGCAATAGCACCCCCTTGGGTTCCAGCAAGGAGACCCGGAAGCAGGAGAAGGAGCGGCAGAAACAGGAGAAGGAGCGGCAGAAACAGGAGAAGGAGCGGGAGAAACAGGAGAAGGAGCGGGAGAAGGAGcggcagaagcaggagaaagagCGAGAGAAGCAGGAAAAGGAGCGAGAGAAGCAGGAGAAGGAGcggcagaagcaggagaagaaGGCTCAAGGCCGGAAGCTTTCGCTGCGTCGAAAGGCAGATGGGCCCCCAGGCCCCCACGATGGTGGGGACAGGCCCTCAGCAGCCGAGGCCCGGCAGGACGCTTACTTCTGA